One Prunus dulcis chromosome 8, ALMONDv2, whole genome shotgun sequence DNA window includes the following coding sequences:
- the LOC117612109 gene encoding uncharacterized protein LOC117612109 — MLIHLMCFLLLSLLSFTTCSNSSQRSVYDVLRAHGLPMGLLPKGVVDFEVDDEGRFQVHLDQACNAKFESQLHYDRNVSGTLSFGQIGSLSGISAQELFLWFPVKGIRVDVPSSGIIYFDVGVVYKQFSLSLFETPPVCTAATTSVEAVGTVFEGESGKLRFKLDHELVGRDFV; from the exons ATGCTGATACACCTGATGtgcttcctcctcctctcgTTGCTCTCATTCACCACGTGCTCCAATTCGTCGCAGCGTTCCGTCTACGACGTGCTGCGGGCCCACGGACTTCCGATGGGCCTGCTGCCCAAGGGCGTAGTCGACTTCGAAGTAGACGACGAGGGCCGGTTCCAGGTGCACCTGGATCAGGCCTGCAATGCCAAATTCGAGAGCCAGTTGCATTACGATAGGAACGTCTCGGGGACGCTGAGTTTCGGGCAGATCGGATCCTTGTCGGGTATTTCGGCCCAGGAGCTGTTCCTCTGGTTCCCGGTTAAAGGAATCCGGGTCGACGTGCCCAGCTCCGGCATCATTTACTTCGATGTCGGCGTCGTTTATAAGCAATTCTCCTTGTCTCTATTCGAAACTCCTCCGGTTTGCACCGCTGCCACCACCTCCGTTGAAGCCGTTGGAACCGTGTTCGAG GGCGAATCGGGGAAATTGCGGTTCAAGCTTGATCATGAACTTGTTGGGAGAGATTTTGTGTAG
- the LOC117637392 gene encoding probable sodium/metabolite cotransporter BASS3, chloroplastic, with the protein MSTTSICYSMTSIPFLSLTPHTTTSKLFTKRNSYTPRSSFSSSSSSCSFPKRVLKNGVGLSIKACSTSPFIGRVGSQRREGNSSLLSFGTNPSAAISKEGAQSSDDSSQLLSAMLPFVVAATAVAALAQPSTFTWVSKDLYAPALGGIMLSIGIKLSIDDFALAFKRPLPLSIGFMAQYMLKPVLGVLIAKAFGVSRIFYAGFVLTTCVAGAQLSSYASFLSKGDVALSILLTSTTTIASVIVTPLLSGLLIGSVVPVDAVAMSKSILQVVLVPVTIGLVLNTYAKPVVNFLGPVMPVVAMICTSLCIGSPLAINRSQILSAEGFRLIFPVIAFHAVAFTVGYWVSKIPSLRQEEEVSRTLSLCTGMQSSTLAGLLASQFLGSSQAVPPACSVVAMAIVGLFLASFWGTGSQIRDLPSLLMPQTGSTMKA; encoded by the exons ATGTCCACCACTTCCATCTGCTACTCAATGACCTCAATACCCTTCCTTTCTCTCACACCTCACACCACAACCTCAAAGCTCTTCACAAAACGAAATTCTTACACACCGAggtcttccttttcttcttcatcttcttcctgtTCGTTTCCCAAAAGGGTATTGAAAAATGGGGTTGGTCTGTCGATAAAAGCTTGCTCTACGTCGCCTTTTATAGGGAGAGTCGGGTCACAGCGGAGAGAAGGCAACTCTTCGTTGCTGTCTTTTGGAACAAACCCATCAGCTGCAATTTCCAAAGAGGGTGCGCAGAGTAGCGATGACTCGTCTCAGCTCTTGTCAGCAATGCTTccttttgttgttgctgctaCTGCTGTTGCTGCTCTGGCTCAGCCTTCAACGTTCACTTG GGTATCTAAGGATTTATATGCCCCTGCTCTTGGTGGGATCATGCTCTCTATTGGAATCAAACTTTCCATTGATGATTTTGCTCTTGCATTCAAAAG ACCTTTACCGCTCTCTATTGGGTTTATGGCACAGTATATGTTGAAACCAGTTCTCGGGGTACTGATTGCAAAGGCATTTGGCGTGTCTAGGATTTTCTACGCTGGCTTTGTCCTCACCACTTGTGTTGCAGGGGCTCAGCTATCTAGCTATGCTAGTTTTTTGAGCAAAGGAGATGTGGCCTTGAGCATTCTCCTCACCAGCACCACCACCATTGCCTCAGTGATTGTTACGCCTCTACTAAGTGGCCTTTTAATTGGTTCTGTTGTTCCAGTCGATGCTGTTGCCATGTCAAAGTCAATATTGCAG GTGGTTCTTGTTCCAGTAACCATTGGCCTTGTGCTCAATACTTATGCAAAACCAGTTGTCAATTTCCTTGGACCAGTGATGCCAGTTGTTGCTATGATTTGCACTTCATTGTGCATTGGCAGTCCTCTTGCAATTAATCGGAGCCAAATTCTGTCTGCAGAGGGGTTCCGATTGATTTTTCCAGTTATAGCATTTCATGCAGTGGCCTTCACTGTTGGATACTGGGTATCCAAAATTCCAAGTTTGAG gcaagaagaagaagttagCAGGACACTTTCCTTGTGCACAGGAATGCAAAGCTCCACCCTGGCAGGTCTCCTGGCAAGCCAGTTCCTTGGGAGCAGCCAGGCGGTTCCTCCAGCATGTTCGGTTGTTGCCATGGCGATCGTGGGCCTTTTTCTTGCCTCTTTCTGGGGCACCGGCTCTCAAATCAGAGACCTGCCTTCCCTATTGATGCCTCAAACTGGTTCTACAATGAAGGCTTAG
- the LOC117637723 gene encoding transcription factor IBH1-like translates to MNPKSLSLRPKTSVKSRFTKGFLQALKRIQGQRSRSPNVSSPREMCRRYLSVKIAADASMASAVGSRRAWSRALLTKIRSHGAPRVYKYSARRIDNSKKKKKKKKKKCEDGEEIGVNSEANELRKFVPGGEAMDICSLLDEAAHYIKCLNTQVKVMRRIADIYSAA, encoded by the coding sequence ATGAATCCAAAGAGCTTGTCTTTGAGGCCTAAAACAAGTGTGAAATCTAGGTTCACCAAAGGGTTTCTTCAAGCCTTGAAGAGAATACAAGGGCAAAGATCTAGGTCACCAAATGTATCTTCTCCTAGGGAGATGTGTAGGAGATACTTGAGTGTTAAGATTGCTGCTGATGCATCCATGGCTTCAGCTGTTGGGTCTAGAAGAGCTTGGAGCCGAGCTTTGCTTACGAAGATTCGAAGCCACGGGGCTCCGCGGGTTTATAAGTACTCGGCCAGAAGAATTGATAACagtaagaagaagaagaagaagaagaagaagaagtgcgAGGATGGTGAGGAGATTGGTGTTAATAGTGAGGCGAATGAGCTTCGAAAGTTTGTGCCAGGTGGGGAAGCCATGGATATTTGCAGCTTGTTGGATGAGGCTGCCCATTACATAAAGTGTCTCAACACTCAGGTAAAGGTGATGAGAAGGATTGCAGATATTTACTCTGCTGCTTGA
- the LOC117637983 gene encoding transcription factor IBH1-like, producing the protein MNSPNPNSLKYRFTKGLLKALARINKHQPRSSSSSSREIQRRYRRIKTAAYASMACAVGTRRAWSRELLWKIRNQARNGGVLRRIGSTTTSTHYPMKKRSQKKPVVAGLGRVAELRKVVPGGEGMDTWSLLEETAHYMKCLTTQVKVMRTIVAIYSTT; encoded by the coding sequence ATGAATTCTCCCAACCCTAATTCACTGAAGTATAGGTTCACCAAAGGCTTGCTCAAAGCCCTAGCCAGAATAAACAAGCATCAACCcagatcatcatcatcttcttcaagaGAGATCCAGCGACGATATAGGAGAATTAAGACTGCTGCATATGCATCCATGGCTTGTGCTGTAGGGACAAGAAGAGCTTGGAGCCGGGAGTTGCTTTGGAAGATCCGAAACCAAGCACGAAATGGCGGAGTTTTGAGGAGAATTGGTAGTACTACTACTAGTACTCACTACCCCATGAAGAAAAGATCTCAGAAGAAGCCGGTTGTGGCGGGTTTAGGGCGAGTTGCTGAGCTGCGGAAGGTTGTACCGGGCGGTGAAGGCATGGATACTTGGAGCTTGTTGGAGGAGACAGCCCATTACATGAAGTGCCTTACCACACAGGTAAAGGTCATGAGGACAATTGTGGCAATTTACTCTACTACTTGA
- the LOC117638035 gene encoding fimbrin-2 codes for MSGYVGILVSDPWLQNQFTQVELRSLKSHFVSIKRESGKLTLGDLPAKMSRLKVVGSENLTDQDRASFIQDLHPNLDEDVDFEFFLRVYLKLQAHATATTGSGGKNNSSSAFLKAATTTLLHTISESEKASYVAHINNYLGQDDFLKKYLPIDPSTNDLFEIVKDGVLLCKLINVAVPGTIDERAINTKRVLNPWERNENHTLCLNSAKAVGCTVVNIGTQDFIEGRRHLVLGVISQIIKIQLLADLNLKKTPQLVELVDDSKDVEELMSLPPEKILLRWMNFQLKKAGYKKIVTNFSSDVKDAEAYAHLLNVLAPEHSNPSALAAKNPLERAKLVLEHADRMGCKRYLTAKDIVEGSPNLNLAFVAHIFQHRNGLSTQTKQISFLENLADDTQISREERAFRFWMNSLGNLTYINNVFEDLRNGWALLESLDKISPGIVNWKIANKPPIKMPFRKVENCNQVVKIGKQLKFSLVNIAGNDIVQGNKKLILAYLWQLMRYNILQLLKNLRFHSHGKEITDADILEWANTKVSSTRSHSRMNSFKDKSLSDGTFFLELLSAVQPRVVNWSLVTKGVTDDEKKMNATYIISIARKLGCSIFLLPEDITEVNQKMILTLTASIMYWFLKQPVEDRPSGISDSEGSSQLETISNSTTDDSASESSMEEHGNL; via the exons ATGTCGGGTTATGTTGGCATTCTGGTTTCAGATCCATGGCTACAGAACCAGTTCACCCAAGTCGAGCTCCGCAGCTTAAAATCTCAT TTTGTGAGCATCAAGAGGGAGAGTGGAAAGCTCACACTTGGAGACTTGCCTGCCAAGATGTCAAGGCTCAAAGTAGTGGGATCAGAGAATCTCACTGACCAAGACAGGGCTTCTTTCATTCAAGATTTGCATCCCAACCTTGATGAAGATGTCGATTTTGAATTCTTCCTCAGG GTTTATTTGAAACTCCAAGCTCATGCCACTGCTACAACAGGAAGTGGTGGAAAGAACAACTCCTCATCTGCTTTTCTCAAGGCTGCAACCACCACTTTGCTTCATACAATCAGCGAATCGGAGAAGGCTTCTTATGTTGCCCATATCAATAACTACCTTGGACAGGATGATTTCCTAAAGAAATACCTTCCTATTGATCCATCAACCAATGATTTATTCGAGATCGTCAAGGATGGAGTACTTCTATg TAAGCTGATCAATGTGGCAGTGCCCGGGACAATCGACGAACGGGCTATCAATACAAAGAGAGTACTCAATCCGTGGGAGAGAAATGAAAATCACACTCTGTGCCTCAACTCAGCTAAAGCTGTTGGATGCACTGTGGTCAATATAGGGACTCAGGATTTCATTGAAGGAAGG CGTCATCTTGTTCTTGGAGTGATTTCTCAGATTATCAAG ATACAATTACTGGCAGACCTCAACTTGAAGAAAACACCTCAATTGGTGGAGTTGGTTGATGATAGTAAG GATGTGGAGGAGTTGATGAGTCTACCACCGGAGAAGATATTACTGAGGTGGATGAATTTCCAACTGAAGAAAGCAGGATATAAAAAGATAGTCACAAACTTCTCCTCTGATGTCAAG GATGCAGAGGCCTATGCTCACCTCTTAAATGTTCTGGCACCTGAGCACAGTAATCCATCTGCATTGGCTGCAAAGAATCCTTTGGAAAGAGCAAAGTTAGTTCTTGAACATGCAGATAGGATGGGATGCAAGAGATACTTGACTGCAAAAGATATTGTTGAAGGATCCCCAAACCTTAACCTTGCTTTTGTTGCACATATTTTCCAGCATAG GAATGGGCTCTCAACCCAAACAAAGCAGATATCGTTCCTCGAAAATTTGGCAGATGACACTCAAATTTCCAGAGAAGAGAGGGCATTTCGCTTCTGGATGAATAGTCTCGGAAATTTGACATATATCAATAATGTCTTTGAAGACCTCAGAAACGG CTGGGCACTTCTGGAGTCCCTGGACAAGATTTCACCAGGCATTGTCAATTGGAAGATTGCAAACAAGCCTCCAATCAAAATGCCATTCAGAAAAGTAGAAAACTGCAATCAGGTCGTAAAAATCGGGAAACAATTGAAGTTTTCTTTGGTAAATATTGCTGGAAATGATATTGTGCAGGGGAATAAAAAGTTAATACTTG CTTATTTGTGGCAATTGATGCGGTACAACATCCTACAACTACTAAAGAACTTGAGATTTCACTCTCATGGGAAGGAAATCACTGATGCTGATATTCTGGAATGGGCCAACACCAAAGTTAGTAGCACAAGAAGCCATAGCCGCATGAATAGTTTTAAG GATAAGAGTTTGTCAGATGGCACTTTCTTCCTTGAATTGCTGAGCGCTGTGCAGCCTAGAGTGGTAAATTGGAGCCTTGTTACCAAAGGAGTAACTG ATGATGAGAAAAAGATGAATGCCACCTACATCATCAGTATTGCAAGGAAGCTGGGATGTTCAATATTTTTGCTTCCTGAAGACATAACTGAG GTGAATCAAAAGATGATCCTTACATTGACTGCAAGCATAATGTACTGGTTCTTGAAACAACCTGTTGAGGACAGACCGTCTGGGATTTCAGACAGTGAGGGTTCCAGCCAATTGGAGACAATCTCCAATTCCACAACTGATGACTCTGCTTCTGAGTCATCAATGGAGGAGCATGGAAATTTATAA
- the LOC117636374 gene encoding protein PEP-RELATED DEVELOPMENT ARRESTED 1, chloroplastic yields the protein MLQSSNMFPSCSYPSAQTLNPTINYPSLLSFPSFSFTTVCSRHNNLPQPQFQAKQPNKKKKRQMLRFCGTYEVGGGYPDEELGGQEKSRTTQEQGNSKLDTAQYEALIKGGDQVTSVLEEMIALLEDMNMDEASEEVAVEIAAQGVLGKRVDEMESGFMLALDYMIQLAENDQDDKRKSLLEVIKETVLSYLTKKCPPHVQVVGLLCRTPQKESRQELLRRVAAGGGVFKSKNDIKVHVPAANLNDIANQADDILETMETRPVVPDRKLLARLVLIREEARNMMGGGLLDERNDRGFNTLPESEVNFLTKLVALKPGKTVQEMIKNVMEGKNEGADDASSDEEDTTGRTSGIAGRESVTGRKALPVRPGMFLETVSKVLGGIYAGNVSGITAQHLEWVHQKTLEVLQEIAF from the exons atgtTGCAGAGCAGCAACATGTTTCCTAGTTGTTCATACCCATCTGCACAAACTCTAAACCCAACCATTAATTatccttctctcctctctttccCTTCATTTTCATTCACCACAGTGTGCTCTCGCCACAACAATTTGCCCCAACCTCAGTTTCAAGCAAAGCAAcccaacaagaagaagaagaggcagATGCTGCGCTTCTGTGGGACTTATGAGGTGGGTGGAGGCTACCCAGATGAGGAATTGGGTGGGCAAGAGAAGAGTAGAACTACCCAAGAGCAAGGCAACTCAAAATTGGACACTGCCCAGTATGAAGCTCTTATCAAAGGTGGTGACCAAGTCACTTCTGTTCTTGAAGAGATGATCGCCctt TTAGAAGATATGAACATGGATGAGGCATCTGAAGAGGTGGCAGTGGAAATAGCTGCACAAGGGGTCCTAGGGAAGAGAGTTGATGAGATGGAGTCGGGTTTCATGTTGGCGCTAGATTACATGATCCAACTTGCTGAGAATGACCAAGATGATAAG CGTAAGTCATTATTGGAGGTGATCAAGGAGACAGTATTATCCTATCTTACGAAAAAATGCCCCCCGCAT GTTCAAGTGGTTGGCCTGCTCTGTAGAACTCCTCAGAAAGAAAGCAGACAGGAATTACTACGCAGAGTGGCTGCAGGTGGTGGTGTGTTCAAAAGTAAGAATGACATAAAAGTTCATGTTCCAGCTGCAAATCTTAATGATATTGCTAACCAGGCTGATGATATACTGGAG ACAATGGAAACTCGGCCTGTAGTTCCAGATCGAAAACTGCTTGCAAGACTTGTTTTAATCAGAGAGGAAGCTCGGAATATGATGGGAGGTGGATTACTAGATGAGAGAAATGATCGTGGCTTTAACACTCTTCCAGAATCCGAG GTGAACTTCTTAACCAAACTTGTAGCTTTGAAACCGGGGAAGACTGTCCAGGAGATGATAAAAAATGTAATGGAAGGAAAAAATGAAGGTGCTGATGATGCTAGCAGTGATGAGGAAGATACCACTGGTAGAACGAGTGGAATTGCAGGAAGG GAAAGCGTTACAGGACGAAAAGCTCTTCCTGTGCGCCCTGGCATGTTTCTTGAGACTGTCTCCAAG GTCTTAGGTGGTATATATGCAGGAAATGTCTCTGGTATCACCGCACAACATCTAGAATGG GTTCATCAGAAGACACTTGAAGTTCTTCAGGAGATAGCATTTTGA